In Calliopsis andreniformis isolate RMS-2024a chromosome 9, iyCalAndr_principal, whole genome shotgun sequence, the genomic window TTTTATTACCAAACATACTAAAAAAACTTCTTTAAGGGAAATACGGGAAGATAGAACATCGTGTCGTCTGGCTTTATCGCTAACAAACAATGCCTCACCCTCCTGAAGTTGCTTCGATCTGAATTCGTATTTGAATCTGTCACTGAATATAAGTTCCTATAAAATACCCAACATAGGTGATGTATGAAACGTTTTCCAGCCTGACAGGTCAATACTCTTGACCTGTCTCttgaaagagaaaagaaaacgGAAAAGCAATGCAAATGAATTGCAAAACTTTTTacctttattaaaaatattgtagaaaatgtttgcaagtatcacAGAAGTTAAATTATTAACTATTCAAGTTTGTCCCATTTGTTTAGATATAAATTCCTTATCCCTATTCCACAGTATGTTACATATAGCATTTAACTGATAAGAACAGTCGAACGCTTCAGACCTTGAAGACAATTTATTTGTATCAACTCTAATAATTTTAACTTTCCATTTATCCTCAAATTCTTTGATGCGTGCATCTTCTATCGTAGAAGTTGACCATGGTTTAAATCTATTAAATATTGATTTGTGATTAAACATCAtttaaaacattattttgcttagATAGATGAGAGAAAAGATAACTCAGCAACAAATTACTTTGTTCCTATTACTATGTTTGCAGGCTTCTCTTTTATGGTTGACATAGTGTTCATCAAATATGGAACATCATTAAAACCTGTGGCATCATCAAATGAAAATACAGAGCATATAGCATCAACTTTGTCCTTGCATGcctaaaaatttacatacattAGGAATGTTTGCTCCAATTTGAAACGTAGATCCTACATACAGGCAATATATGattgtattttttaatacttGTTTCAGAAGTATCCCAAAACTGTAATTTAAATAATACAACTTTGTCCCATATCTTAACTGGCCAAAAAACATTTGTCTTTTTTATGCCATTAGTTTCTGCATAATTATTGGGCTCTGATATACCAGCAAGGCGAGCTACAACAGAAGTTTTTCCTACCCCGGATCTACCAACCATAAAAATCTTGTATGTAACTTCCTCAATCGAACTTGACAGAGGTGGCCTTTCAAGAATGCCTAAAAGGTTTACCAAAGCATATTAAATTGTTAAAATAAAATAGTAATAAGGAATTTACAAGTGGCTTGCACAATGACTGCTCTTTACCATAAAATCTCCTTTTTTTCGTATTAACGTAAAAATGATGAACCAACGATTCTCCCTCTACCGAATGCAACCAATTCACATTTATAGCATTCATAATCAAATGAATTGACAACTCGGTAAATCGTCAATTACGTTACATGTAATAACAAAACAGACGCCGTTTTCCATATAAAGCGGAAGCTACAATGTGATTTTTTAAGAAATCGAAATATTGAACATGTGTAAATAAAATTATCAGGAAAAAGCAAATAGAGGTTGCAGAAAATGACTTTTTGCTaatgaaatttttataaaacaaGAAACAGTCATAAAGTGGTTCTTATTTTTTGACTTTTCTATCCAACTCGGTAATTGGACGTTTCCAACGCCTTCAATAACTAGTTGCATATAGTTTTATCTCGCCTGTGAGACTTCTATAAATTTCATGACATACGTAATTTCTCGACGAATCAGAACGAATCCCGCCTTTGGAAAACCAATAAGAAATTTTCGGGGGCACCAATGCAAATGGAACGATAATTCTATTAGAAGTGAAGTTGGCGTTAGTTCCAGTAAATGCCACATTGACCAATAAAATCCATTTACACACCACGTAACGCGTTGTTTGCAGTTGCATCGCCATATTGTATATTTAACGCGGGTCACTGGCGCGTGTATGGGCTTTCTATGAGATTTTCCACTGAATAAAAGTGCGTGGGTTAAAAAAACTTCAGAGATATCACGCGCGATGGATCCGGAAAAGTTGAAAGTGGTTGAATTACGGACAGAACTCTCACAGCGTGGGCTCGATACGAAAGGCGTCAAGTCAGTTCTCGTCGAGAGACTTCGTAAGGCATTAGAAGAAGAAAACGCGAGTCGTAAGTTTTACTTTCTCTTTACGATGCGTAATCGTTAGTATTTTTAAGTATTTTGAGTCACAACATTTTTTATCGGTCGACTTATGTGTTCGTTTAGCCCAATGTTGACAAACATTCGAATCAGGTGATGGCGATTCGTCTAACGAATTCTTCGtgattttttttcattaaataTCGTGTGAGTGGTAGATAGTGGCGTATCTGTCAACACTAACTGAAGCCAGTATCTGTTAAGAAcgcatttttcatattttcgtaTAATGTTTATATGTAAACTATACATGTGCTTCTCTTATGTTTATGTACTGTTACATTGAGTTTTGTATGGCTATTTAACAATTAATATTTTGTTACCATAGGTTTATGTTGATTCTTGCGTTGTTAAGAGTCACTATTAGATTAAGAATTTTGTAAAATGAAATTTTGGAGAGcgtattttttatttgtaaatttttgtgattttatataaatatattacaaaTGGTTTATGTGAACTATCCTTTACATAAATGctttttaatattatagaaaAGGATCAAGGGAAAGCAAATACCAACACAGAAGATtcatatgattctggcgatgagAAGCCAGTACCACAGACACCAAAAAAATCTAGTAGATTGTCTAAAAATGCTCCCTCAATCACAACATCACGTGAAACTCCTGCAACAAAGAAACGAAGAACCTCTAGACTCACTTCGTATTCTAGGAAGCGAACTTCTCCCAAAAAATCTGATCAAAATGATACATCACGTGAACCATCACCAATATCTGAATCTGCTTTGCTCGAAGAAACAGGGATTCAAGAAGAAAATGCTATGCAAGAAGAAAATACTATTCCAGAAGAACCTGATACACAAGAAGATGAAACTTCTATAGAAGAGATACCTACTAAGCAACAAGAAGAAAAGCCAATATCGGTAGAAAGACACAAAGAAGCAGAAGTGAAAGAATCATGTAAGCAGGACACAAAAAATGAAGGTTCAAATTTAACAAGCATTACAGAAAAGGATAATAAAGCAAAAGACATTGATGTTACGGAAAATAATACAAACAAGGAAAACGTTTCACAGACATTAGTTACAAAATCACCTGTAAAAAGTAGCGAGATTGTAAAATCACCTCAGAAAAAACCAGATGAAAATACAGATAATGTAAGTCAAAAACAAGAATCAGTCATAGATGTTACAGAAAAACAGAAAGAAACGTCAGAGAGGGCTGAAGTTgcaaaagaaaatgaaaatattgagTCTAAGAAAGATGAAGATGACAAATCAAAAGTAATTAATGAAAAATGTAATGAAGTAGATAACACAAAAAATGAAGTgattgaagatgaagagaaGAATACAGAAAAGATAAATGAAGCTCAAATTGCTG contains:
- the LOC143182876 gene encoding ciliogenesis and planar polarity effector 2 — encoded protein: MNAINVNWLHSVEGESLVHHFYVNTKKRRFYGILERPPLSSSIEEVTYKIFMVGRSGVGKTSVVARLAGISEPNNYAETNGIKKTNVFWPVKIWDKVVLFKLQFWDTSETSIKKYNHILPACKDKVDAICSVFSFDDATGFNDVPYLMNTMSTIKEKPANIVIGTKFKPWSTSTIEDARIKEFEDKWKVKIIRVDTNKLSSRSEAFDCSYQLNAICNILWNRDKEFISKQMGQT